The proteins below come from a single Pedobacter aquae genomic window:
- a CDS encoding TonB-dependent receptor produces MKNLFILSFFLSPMALLAQKANIYGRVFASGMPVKQAVVKLDKSLNYQVTDSLGTFQFSDVLPGQHIISVSLLGYKNYKKSISVKPDEKLNLEIQLHNDDLGLNEVVVSATRYGVSRKEAPVVVNVIGAKLFNATQSLSLSEGLNYQPGVRLENNCQNCGFTQVRLNGLEGAYSQVLINSRPIFSALSSVYGLDQIPTSMIERVEVVRSGGSALFGSNAIAGTINIITKDPVLNSWEIGSNIALINGREPDNVINFNGSIAAEDLKSGATFYGMFRNRSPFDANADGFTEITRMENNTFGGKAFLKPTDRSRLTLDFSAIKEFRRGGDRLNLAPHFTDIAEQLDHNILIGGLTFDQYSKNYKNKYSAYISTQKGTRNSYYGGLGGSYTAADSTRANNAYGFTDDISVVGGLQLTKNLENTSVFVMGAEVQHNQVEDEIAGYNRIIDQSLTTLGFYAQYEWKPNDKLTALLGSRYDITHVNGNYTLQNIFRNSNLRKGVLSPRFTLLYKFNEDWQFRGGYARGFRAPQAFNEDMHISSVAGEQRFVILSENLKTEFSDAFTASLSYACTWGNTQVSFLTEGFYTTLKNQFVTINTGASLGNGTILEEVSNGEGAYVSGANFELNIVPSAKFNLQAGGTWQKTAYNNAQVIYDNPDDLTNTNVSITEFLRTPRSYGYFNSNYKATQKLSFDASAVYTGNMIAARVINADGLPQLVTTPSFLELNLKNTYQFKLKI; encoded by the coding sequence ATGAAAAATTTATTTATTCTATCATTTTTTTTATCGCCAATGGCGCTTTTAGCTCAAAAAGCTAACATTTATGGAAGAGTTTTCGCTTCAGGTATGCCTGTAAAACAAGCGGTTGTTAAACTAGATAAAAGCTTAAATTATCAGGTAACTGATAGTTTGGGAACTTTTCAATTTTCAGATGTTTTACCCGGACAGCATATCATCAGCGTAAGCTTATTGGGCTATAAAAATTATAAAAAATCTATTTCGGTTAAACCGGATGAAAAACTAAACTTAGAAATACAGCTCCATAACGATGATTTAGGCTTAAATGAAGTGGTTGTAAGCGCTACCAGATATGGCGTATCAAGAAAAGAGGCCCCGGTTGTGGTAAACGTCATTGGTGCAAAACTTTTTAATGCCACACAATCCTTAAGCTTATCAGAAGGTTTAAATTACCAACCCGGTGTAAGGTTAGAAAACAATTGTCAAAATTGCGGCTTTACCCAAGTAAGGTTAAACGGATTAGAGGGCGCATATTCCCAAGTTTTAATCAATAGCAGGCCAATTTTTAGCGCTTTAAGTAGCGTTTACGGTCTAGACCAAATACCCACCAGTATGATAGAGCGTGTGGAAGTGGTAAGAAGCGGAGGCTCGGCACTTTTTGGTTCAAATGCTATTGCAGGTACTATCAATATCATTACCAAAGATCCAGTTCTAAATTCGTGGGAAATAGGCTCTAACATAGCCTTAATAAATGGAAGAGAACCAGACAACGTTATAAATTTTAATGGTAGCATTGCCGCAGAAGATTTAAAAAGTGGCGCTACATTTTATGGGATGTTTAGAAATCGTTCTCCTTTTGATGCCAACGCAGATGGTTTCACAGAAATTACCCGTATGGAGAACAATACCTTTGGTGGCAAAGCTTTTTTAAAACCTACCGATAGAAGTAGGCTTACGCTAGATTTTAGCGCTATAAAGGAATTTAGAAGAGGTGGAGACCGCCTAAATCTTGCACCACATTTTACTGATATTGCAGAGCAGCTAGACCATAATATTTTAATAGGAGGTTTAACTTTTGACCAGTATAGTAAAAATTATAAAAACAAATATTCGGCTTATATATCAACACAAAAGGGTACCAGAAACAGCTATTACGGTGGTTTAGGAGGTAGTTATACTGCGGCAGATAGTACCAGAGCTAATAATGCTTATGGTTTTACCGATGATATTTCTGTTGTAGGAGGCTTGCAGCTAACCAAAAATCTTGAAAACACCTCGGTTTTTGTCATGGGTGCAGAAGTACAACATAACCAAGTTGAGGATGAGATTGCTGGCTATAACAGGATTATAGATCAATCTTTAACAACTTTAGGTTTTTATGCACAATACGAATGGAAACCTAACGATAAACTCACTGCTTTATTAGGAAGTAGATATGATATTACTCATGTAAATGGAAATTATACTTTGCAAAATATCTTCCGTAACTCGAACCTTAGGAAAGGGGTGTTAAGTCCGCGTTTTACGCTTTTGTATAAATTTAATGAAGACTGGCAGTTTAGAGGCGGCTATGCCCGAGGTTTTAGAGCGCCACAAGCTTTTAATGAAGATATGCACATTTCATCCGTAGCCGGCGAGCAAAGATTTGTGATATTATCAGAAAACTTAAAAACCGAATTTTCTGATGCTTTCACGGCATCTTTAAGCTATGCTTGTACTTGGGGTAATACGCAAGTGAGTTTCCTTACAGAAGGTTTTTACACCACTTTAAAAAACCAATTTGTTACCATTAATACAGGTGCTTCTTTAGGAAACGGAACTATTTTAGAAGAAGTAAGTAACGGAGAAGGCGCTTATGTAAGTGGTGCAAATTTCGAGCTTAATATAGTGCCTTCTGCTAAATTTAACCTGCAAGCTGGCGGAACTTGGCAAAAAACCGCATACAACAATGCTCAGGTTATTTATGATAATCCTGATGATTTAACAAATACCAATGTAAGTATTACCGAGTTTTTAAGAACCCCACGTAGCTACGGCTATTTTAATAGTAATTATAAGGCTACCCAAAAGTTAAGTTTTGATGCAAGTGCAGTTTATACCGGAAATATGATTGCCGCTAGAGTTATCAATGCTGATGGATTACCACAGCTGGTTACAACCCCAAGTTTTTTAGAATTAAATTTAAAAAACACTTATCAGTTTAAGCTAAAAATTTGA
- a CDS encoding TonB-dependent receptor: MIDCSLGVQNIFNSFQKDFDTGPTRDSGYVYGPARPRTFYLGLKFKSL; the protein is encoded by the coding sequence ATGATAGATTGCAGTTTAGGCGTTCAAAATATATTTAATAGTTTCCAGAAAGACTTTGACACAGGCCCTACCAGAGACTCTGGTTATGTTTACGGACCAGCCAGACCAAGAACATTTTATTTAGGCTTGAAATTTAAGAGTTTGTAA
- a CDS encoding thioredoxin family protein, producing MIKSGNAQEITWLSFEQLDDSLKVKPKPVIISFYTDWCLYCKKMDKEVYSKAAVIKEINLHYYAVKFDAETKTPIHFDGKTFHKKSQFHELALLLGAREKQFTPPVILILDSNFVIKSRWFEYLSSDKLLEILKTN from the coding sequence GTGATAAAGTCTGGAAATGCTCAGGAAATTACATGGCTGAGTTTTGAGCAACTAGATGATTCTTTAAAAGTAAAGCCTAAACCTGTTATTATTAGTTTTTATACTGATTGGTGTTTATACTGCAAAAAAATGGATAAAGAAGTTTATTCTAAAGCTGCTGTTATTAAAGAAATTAACCTACATTATTATGCAGTTAAGTTTGATGCAGAAACTAAAACACCTATCCATTTTGATGGTAAAACTTTTCATAAAAAATCTCAATTTCATGAGCTGGCCCTTTTGCTTGGCGCTAGAGAAAAACAATTTACACCTCCGGTAATACTTATTTTAGATAGTAATTTCGTTATTAAAAGTCGGTGGTTTGAATATTTAAGTAGTGATAAACTCCTTGAAATTTTAAAAACTAACTAG
- the smpB gene encoding SsrA-binding protein SmpB has protein sequence MSNKITSSVNIRNKKATFEFSILEKFVAGIKLLGTEIKSIRQGKANIGDSFCSFINNELYVRNMDIAEYSHGSFYNHEAKRDRKLLLNKKEIKKLLVKGEDKGLTIIPLRIFINERGFAKMEIALAQGKKAFDKRDAIKERDVKRELDMVKKKYV, from the coding sequence ATGTCTAATAAAATAACATCCAGTGTAAACATCAGAAACAAGAAAGCTACTTTTGAATTTAGCATTCTTGAAAAATTTGTTGCTGGCATTAAACTTTTAGGTACCGAGATTAAATCTATCAGACAAGGGAAAGCAAATATTGGCGATTCTTTTTGTTCTTTTATCAATAACGAGTTATATGTGAGAAATATGGATATTGCCGAGTATTCTCACGGTTCTTTTTACAATCATGAAGCTAAAAGAGACCGAAAACTTTTACTCAATAAAAAGGAAATCAAAAAATTATTGGTTAAAGGAGAAGATAAAGGTCTTACCATTATACCCTTACGTATTTTTATTAACGAGAGAGGCTTTGCTAAAATGGAGATAGCCTTGGCCCAAGGTAAAAAAGCTTTTGATAAACGTGATGCCATTAAAGAAAGAGACGTAAAGAGAGAATTAGATATGGTGAAGAAGAAGTATGTTTAG
- a CDS encoding protein-L-isoaspartate(D-aspartate) O-methyltransferase, which translates to MGYKFVDNYREKGARKKLVEELKQKGISDEQVLKAIGAVKRHYFFDETFWNQAYLDKAFPIGEGQTISNPYTVAYQSELLHIKKGDKVLEIGTGCGYQTCVLLELGAKVYTIERQEKLYERTRQVLPHIGYQAEFFLGDGSKGIAEHAPYDKIIVTAGAPLVPQILLKQLKIGGILVIPVGDEKSQKMVTVLRVSENDFDKIVLDTFRFVPLLGDQAW; encoded by the coding sequence ATGGGATATAAATTTGTAGATAATTACCGCGAAAAGGGGGCAAGAAAGAAGCTAGTAGAAGAGCTTAAGCAAAAAGGGATTTCTGATGAACAGGTACTAAAAGCTATTGGTGCTGTAAAAAGACATTATTTCTTTGATGAAACTTTCTGGAACCAAGCTTATTTAGATAAAGCTTTCCCAATTGGCGAAGGGCAAACTATTTCTAACCCCTATACTGTAGCTTACCAAAGTGAATTATTACATATTAAAAAAGGAGATAAAGTTTTAGAGATTGGTACTGGCTGTGGGTATCAAACCTGTGTTTTGTTAGAGTTAGGGGCCAAGGTTTATACCATAGAAAGACAAGAAAAACTATACGAAAGAACAAGACAAGTATTGCCTCATATTGGTTATCAGGCAGAGTTTTTTCTTGGAGATGGCTCTAAAGGTATTGCAGAACATGCCCCTTACGATAAGATTATTGTAACAGCAGGCGCACCTTTAGTTCCACAAATATTATTAAAGCAGTTAAAAATAGGAGGTATTTTAGTCATACCCGTAGGGGATGAAAAAAGCCAAAAAATGGTAACTGTTTTGCGTGTTTCAGAAAATGATTTCGATAAAATTGTATTGGATACTTTCAGATTTGTGCCCTTATTAGGAGACCAAGCTTGGTAA
- a CDS encoding sugar transferase: MCVDLLAALFFLFSTKSILKENLFLVFITFILLVLLYAFTGTYAQFTRKSRFKELIRTFNQSIIITLFYIWLFTTIKDSNLFSVYLEEFLNFGLCHLLIVGFCRLLFLTWIKRQIQKGSIGFNTILIGNNVKAKQLLEEIQSQPKKLGFKFIGYVYLNDGTLDSPAINLPKLGSFDEIHQLIKDQEVEEVIIAIESKQHHQLKNILSQLEQTEVIINIIPDIYDIISGFVKLNYLFSIPLITLHPDNMPFWQRSLKKILDYSIAITVLTLFSPVFLVIYVLIKLDSKGPGIYQQERIGKDGKPFNIYKFRTMFVDAEKNGPSLSKSNDPRVTRIGKILRKTRLDELPQFINILKGDMALVGPRPERAYYIHEIEKEAPHYHYLHKVLPGITSWGQVKFGYAENVEQMVKRLTFDIIYVENRSLALDLKILLYTIIIVLQGRGK, encoded by the coding sequence ATTTGTGTTGATTTACTTGCTGCACTCTTTTTTCTATTTAGCACAAAAAGCATCCTGAAGGAGAATCTTTTTCTAGTCTTTATCACCTTTATTCTATTAGTTCTGCTTTATGCCTTTACTGGTACTTATGCGCAGTTTACTAGAAAATCAAGATTTAAAGAGCTTATTAGAACATTTAACCAATCTATCATCATCACCTTATTTTACATTTGGTTATTTACAACTATTAAAGACAGTAATTTATTCAGCGTCTATTTAGAGGAATTTTTAAACTTTGGCCTTTGCCACTTATTAATTGTTGGCTTTTGCCGATTATTATTTCTAACCTGGATAAAGAGACAAATTCAGAAAGGAAGTATAGGATTTAATACAATTTTAATTGGCAACAATGTTAAAGCCAAACAACTGCTCGAAGAAATTCAATCTCAACCTAAAAAATTAGGTTTTAAATTTATTGGCTATGTTTACCTTAATGACGGAACGTTAGATTCGCCAGCTATAAATCTTCCAAAACTGGGTAGCTTTGATGAAATCCATCAACTCATTAAAGACCAAGAAGTAGAAGAAGTTATCATTGCTATAGAAAGTAAGCAACATCATCAACTAAAGAATATTTTAAGCCAATTAGAACAAACAGAGGTTATCATAAATATCATACCTGATATTTATGACATCATCTCTGGTTTTGTTAAGCTTAACTATTTGTTTTCTATTCCGCTGATAACGCTACACCCAGATAATATGCCTTTTTGGCAAAGAAGCCTTAAAAAGATACTAGATTATAGTATTGCTATAACAGTACTTACCCTCTTTTCGCCAGTATTTTTAGTCATTTATGTTTTAATTAAATTAGATAGTAAAGGCCCTGGCATTTATCAACAAGAAAGAATTGGCAAAGACGGAAAGCCGTTTAATATCTATAAGTTTAGGACAATGTTTGTAGATGCAGAGAAAAATGGTCCTTCTCTATCTAAATCTAATGACCCAAGAGTTACTAGAATTGGTAAAATTCTAAGGAAAACTAGATTAGATGAGCTTCCGCAGTTTATTAATATTTTAAAAGGAGATATGGCTTTGGTAGGGCCCAGACCAGAAAGAGCTTATTATATTCATGAAATAGAAAAAGAAGCACCTCATTATCATTATCTGCATAAAGTATTGCCAGGTATTACTTCTTGGGGACAAGTAAAATTTGGCTACGCAGAAAATGTTGAGCAAATGGTAAAAAGATTAACATTTGATATAATTTATGTCGAAAACAGGTCTTTGGCATTAGATTTAAAGATATTGCTGTATACAATTATTATAGTATTGCAGGGAAGAGGAAAATAA
- the priA gene encoding replication restart helicase PriA, translating to MIDFDHHNARKTLFAEVILPLAIPKLYTYRVPFELNDELAIGKRAVVQFGKSKIYTAIIASITDKAPIAYEAKYLIDIIDEHPIITQKQLKLWDWIAEYYLCYTGEVMAAALPSALKLASETKIILSHEEGLDKSILNDKEYLVVDALEIQNELTLQEIAKILGQKTIFPIIKSLLDKRIVFISEEINEKFKPKTVKNIRLNSFYEDKEHLKALFELLERSPKQLDALLAYLKLQKEQIKITRAALTEASGASAAVIKALIEKGIFEVKEEIISRFSFDDEESTNNFSLSEAQQKAFDEIKQSFKEKPVTLLHGITSSGKTQLYIRLMEEYLALGKQVLYLLPEIALTAQIVERLKFHFGNQIVVYHSKFNDNERAEIWQKVLKNEAKIILGARSSLFLPFADLGFLIVDEEHEASYKQYDPAPRYHARDVAIVLANIYQAKVLLGSATPSLESYFNATTQQKYGLVRLDVRYSGVNLPEIEVVSITEEKARKTIKENFTSVLLDRIQEAIKVKEQVILFQNRRGYVPILICKTCGNTPKCINCDVSLTYHKASGKLHCHYCGYREDNISECPACGSKHIEYKGLGTEKVEDDLRVMLPDLKIGRLDYDTTRNKNAHQHIITDFEEKRLDVLVGTQMVAKGLDFDNVTTIGVINADSMLQFPDFRAYERSFQMLSQVAGRAGRREKQGKVIIQTYDTKNRVIQQIVNNDYEAMYRHEILERKQFKYPPFYRLIHIDIKHKDFAKTQQIAEGLARELKKTLGDLVIGPQTPLIGRIRNYYIQTIILKIDLQHQSIPKIKEYLKREIGNFEANKLNKGSYLVVNVDPY from the coding sequence ATGATAGATTTTGATCATCATAATGCAAGAAAAACCTTATTTGCTGAGGTAATTTTGCCTTTGGCAATTCCTAAGCTTTACACTTACCGTGTTCCTTTTGAGCTAAATGACGAATTGGCTATAGGGAAGCGGGCAGTTGTACAATTTGGTAAAAGTAAGATTTATACAGCTATTATTGCTTCTATAACAGATAAAGCACCAATTGCCTACGAAGCTAAATACCTGATTGATATTATAGATGAGCATCCTATCATCACCCAAAAACAATTAAAACTTTGGGACTGGATTGCCGAATATTACTTGTGTTACACAGGCGAGGTTATGGCCGCCGCATTACCCTCAGCACTAAAATTGGCAAGCGAAACAAAAATTATTCTTAGCCATGAGGAAGGGTTAGACAAAAGTATCCTTAATGATAAAGAGTATCTTGTGGTAGACGCTCTTGAAATTCAGAATGAACTTACGCTGCAAGAAATTGCGAAAATACTAGGCCAGAAAACCATATTTCCTATCATAAAAAGTCTGCTAGATAAACGTATTGTTTTTATATCGGAAGAGATAAATGAAAAATTTAAGCCCAAAACCGTTAAAAATATTCGTTTAAATAGCTTTTATGAAGATAAAGAACATCTGAAAGCGCTATTTGAACTTCTTGAAAGGTCGCCTAAGCAATTAGATGCTTTATTAGCCTATTTAAAACTTCAAAAGGAACAAATAAAAATAACCAGAGCAGCCCTTACAGAAGCAAGCGGTGCTAGTGCAGCAGTTATAAAAGCTTTAATAGAAAAAGGTATTTTTGAGGTTAAGGAAGAAATCATCAGTCGTTTTAGTTTTGATGATGAAGAAAGTACAAATAATTTTAGTTTAAGCGAAGCGCAACAAAAAGCGTTTGATGAAATCAAGCAATCTTTTAAAGAGAAGCCGGTTACACTTTTGCATGGTATTACTTCATCTGGTAAAACACAGTTGTATATACGCTTAATGGAAGAGTATTTAGCCTTAGGCAAACAAGTACTTTATCTACTTCCCGAAATTGCTTTAACAGCACAAATTGTAGAACGATTAAAGTTCCATTTCGGAAATCAAATTGTGGTTTATCACAGTAAATTTAATGATAATGAAAGGGCAGAAATTTGGCAGAAAGTTTTAAAGAATGAAGCTAAAATCATTTTAGGAGCTCGCTCGTCTTTATTTCTTCCCTTTGCAGATTTAGGTTTCCTCATTGTTGATGAAGAGCATGAAGCCAGCTACAAGCAATATGACCCAGCACCACGCTACCATGCCAGAGATGTTGCTATTGTTTTGGCCAATATTTATCAAGCAAAAGTTTTATTAGGTTCTGCAACGCCATCTTTAGAAAGCTATTTTAATGCTACTACTCAGCAAAAGTATGGCTTGGTTAGGTTAGATGTTCGCTATAGCGGAGTTAACCTACCAGAAATAGAAGTGGTGAGTATCACTGAAGAAAAGGCTCGGAAAACCATCAAAGAAAATTTTACCAGCGTACTTTTAGATCGTATACAGGAAGCTATAAAAGTAAAAGAGCAAGTTATTTTATTCCAGAATAGGAGAGGCTATGTACCCATCTTAATTTGCAAAACTTGTGGTAATACACCAAAATGTATCAATTGCGATGTAAGCTTAACCTATCATAAGGCCTCGGGGAAATTACATTGCCATTATTGCGGTTATAGGGAAGATAATATTTCTGAATGTCCGGCTTGCGGTTCTAAACATATAGAATATAAAGGCTTAGGTACAGAAAAGGTAGAGGATGATTTACGTGTGATGCTGCCTGATTTAAAAATTGGGCGTTTAGATTATGATACAACAAGAAATAAGAACGCTCATCAACATATCATTACAGATTTTGAAGAGAAGCGTTTAGATGTTTTAGTTGGTACCCAAATGGTAGCTAAAGGTTTAGATTTTGATAATGTTACAACCATAGGTGTTATCAATGCAGATAGTATGCTGCAATTTCCTGATTTTAGAGCTTACGAGCGTAGTTTTCAAATGTTGTCTCAAGTTGCAGGTAGGGCAGGAAGAAGAGAGAAGCAAGGGAAAGTGATTATCCAAACTTATGATACTAAAAACCGTGTCATCCAACAAATTGTGAATAACGATTATGAGGCTATGTATAGACATGAGATTTTAGAACGAAAGCAATTTAAGTATCCGCCATTTTACCGTTTAATTCATATCGATATCAAGCACAAAGATTTTGCTAAAACCCAACAAATAGCAGAAGGTCTTGCAAGAGAATTAAAGAAAACTTTGGGTGATTTGGTTATTGGACCTCAAACTCCGCTTATTGGACGTATACGCAACTATTATATCCAAACCATTATTCTTAAGATAGATTTGCAGCATCAATCTATACCTAAAATTAAAGAATATCTAAAAAGAGAAATTGGCAATTTTGAGGCTAATAAACTCAATAAAGGAAGCTATCTAGTTGTAAATGTAGACCCTTATTGA
- a CDS encoding DUF423 domain-containing protein produces the protein MNKRIIITAAFFGALAVILGAFGAHALKKIVSAQSLDVWHTAVQYHFYHTFALLFLSTFARYKNALINFASYCFTGGILLFSGSLYILSLKDYMGWAGASFLGPVTPVGGLLFIMGWLSLLLAALRDK, from the coding sequence ATGAACAAGAGAATTATCATCACAGCAGCTTTTTTTGGAGCTTTAGCCGTAATTTTAGGTGCCTTTGGCGCTCATGCATTAAAAAAAATAGTATCGGCACAAAGCTTAGATGTTTGGCACACTGCTGTTCAGTATCATTTCTATCATACTTTTGCATTACTATTTCTGAGCACTTTTGCTCGATATAAAAATGCGCTCATAAATTTTGCTTCTTATTGTTTTACAGGAGGTATTTTGCTGTTTAGCGGCTCTTTATATATCTTGTCTTTAAAAGATTATATGGGCTGGGCCGGCGCTTCTTTTCTTGGTCCGGTAACACCTGTTGGTGGCTTATTATTTATAATGGGTTGGTTAAGTTTATTGTTAGCAGCCTTAAGAGATAAATGA
- a CDS encoding DUF5723 family protein: MRIWVFLSFLVFAHLVVKAQETSLIHSKTVFDSFENPVNTAFVPEVSNKYAVSFLLSSFSTQLRFKGDIEPSLKAFIFNRDSIKGGPLLGANKQNELTGNVNYYLAMFKLFKSIKYQREIGASIQFRNIGNALVPNSTFAFLDSYKNFNSPYADVFNSTALNQSFWQFGLTYRENYNEKLAFGAKLSFLSGATYHQIDIKESAIRLLTKGYEAYFNGSYQSNLGTDSVEIKNLLPNFKNPGMAITLGSSYAFKNGMYVTAHLKDLGFIRWNKNAVSSTFSDTLTPTKIDTLIPNGNIRTNLNRMIATGAHLGKFTSFLPAHLQIAASKEFGLYKPVFVATQYFDGRGTQLALVNNFRTGAFNFALNAQYDKPNGLQFGGLVMLQSLTTELYLGSEKLLPSYYFTKGMLNKDANIGRSPTQMNIFMGLNIKFGRKVQSDGMADFIDGLNDAETGFVYRLSNKERKAVRKEAAKNTKKANKRRN; the protein is encoded by the coding sequence ATGAGAATTTGGGTATTTTTAAGCTTTCTAGTGTTTGCCCATCTTGTAGTTAAAGCTCAAGAAACATCTCTTATACATTCTAAAACTGTATTTGATTCTTTTGAAAACCCTGTAAATACTGCCTTTGTTCCTGAAGTAAGTAACAAATATGCAGTAAGCTTTTTATTATCATCTTTTAGCACACAATTACGTTTTAAGGGAGATATAGAGCCTAGCTTAAAGGCTTTTATTTTTAACCGAGACAGTATAAAAGGCGGTCCTTTATTAGGGGCTAACAAACAAAATGAACTAACGGGTAATGTAAATTACTACTTAGCCATGTTTAAATTATTCAAGAGTATTAAGTATCAAAGAGAAATTGGCGCATCAATACAATTTAGAAATATTGGCAATGCTTTAGTACCTAACTCTACCTTTGCATTTTTAGATAGCTATAAAAATTTTAATAGCCCTTATGCTGATGTTTTTAATAGCACAGCACTTAATCAATCTTTTTGGCAATTTGGCTTAACTTACCGAGAGAATTATAATGAAAAACTCGCTTTCGGTGCTAAGTTAAGCTTCTTAAGTGGCGCAACTTATCATCAAATTGATATTAAAGAATCGGCCATAAGGCTATTAACAAAAGGTTATGAAGCATACTTTAATGGCTCTTATCAATCTAACTTAGGTACAGATTCTGTAGAGATTAAAAACCTTTTACCCAACTTTAAAAACCCAGGGATGGCCATAACTTTAGGAAGTTCTTATGCTTTTAAAAATGGCATGTATGTAACTGCACATTTGAAAGACTTAGGCTTTATCAGGTGGAATAAAAATGCGGTAAGCTCAACTTTTAGTGATACATTAACTCCTACTAAAATAGATACTTTGATACCCAATGGTAACATCAGAACAAATCTTAATAGAATGATTGCCACTGGAGCTCATTTAGGTAAATTCACCAGCTTTTTACCTGCTCATTTACAAATTGCTGCCTCCAAAGAATTTGGCTTATACAAACCCGTTTTTGTAGCTACCCAATATTTTGATGGTCGTGGCACCCAGTTAGCCTTGGTAAATAATTTTAGAACCGGTGCTTTTAATTTTGCTCTTAATGCTCAATATGATAAACCTAACGGATTGCAATTTGGTGGCTTGGTGATGTTACAATCTCTTACTACCGAGCTGTATTTAGGCTCTGAAAAGCTTTTACCAAGTTATTATTTCACAAAAGGCATGCTTAATAAAGATGCCAATATTGGCAGAAGCCCTACCCAAATGAATATTTTTATGGGACTTAATATTAAGTTTGGTAGAAAAGTTCAAAGCGATGGAATGGCAGATTTTATTGATGGTTTAAACGATGCAGAAACAGGTTTTGTGTACAGATTGAGCAATAAAGAAAGAAAAGCTGTTAGAAAAGAAGCCGCAAAAAACACTAAGAAAGCTAATAAAAGAAGAAATTAA
- the tsaB gene encoding tRNA (adenosine(37)-N6)-threonylcarbamoyltransferase complex dimerization subunit type 1 TsaB, producing MALILHIETATTTCSVALAENGVFIDKIERTEANIHAASLTVFIDELLKKTQRSFKELKAVAVSMGPGSYTGLRIGVSTAKGLCFALDIPLIAINTLTAMANGFIKKCYSVNGNTVFCPMIDARRMEVYTAFYNKEVEVLKATEAVIVDENSFKAILDTYIVYFFGDGAPKCEEVLATHINTRVMDDFTNSAQDLIEPAYEKFKEAVFEDIAYFEPYYLKDYVAGKKKA from the coding sequence ATGGCACTTATCCTACATATAGAAACAGCTACTACAACTTGTTCTGTAGCTTTAGCAGAAAACGGTGTATTTATAGATAAAATAGAACGTACAGAAGCTAATATTCATGCTGCATCTTTAACTGTTTTTATTGATGAATTGCTGAAAAAGACGCAAAGAAGTTTTAAAGAACTTAAAGCTGTTGCCGTAAGTATGGGGCCCGGTTCTTATACTGGTTTAAGGATAGGTGTTTCTACCGCAAAGGGTTTATGTTTTGCTTTGGATATTCCTTTAATAGCCATTAATACTTTAACCGCAATGGCTAATGGTTTTATTAAAAAGTGTTATTCTGTAAATGGAAACACTGTTTTTTGTCCTATGATAGACGCCAGAAGAATGGAAGTTTATACTGCTTTTTACAACAAAGAGGTAGAAGTATTAAAAGCTACGGAAGCTGTAATTGTAGATGAAAATTCTTTTAAAGCTATTTTAGACACTTATATTGTTTACTTTTTTGGTGATGGAGCGCCTAAATGTGAAGAGGTTTTAGCTACGCATATCAATACCAGAGTAATGGATGACTTTACCAATTCTGCTCAGGATTTAATAGAACCAGCTTATGAGAAGTTTAAAGAAGCTGTTTTTGAAGACATAGCCTATTTTGAGCCATATTATTTAAAGGACTACGTGGCCGGAAAGAAAAAAGCTTAA
- the yidD gene encoding membrane protein insertion efficiency factor YidD, with translation MGFIKQIFSFLFLLLIRLYQYLLSPLFGASCRFTPTCSQYGVESIKKHGPFKGMWLTLNRIRKCHPWGGHGHDPVP, from the coding sequence ATGGGTTTTATCAAACAAATATTTTCATTTTTGTTTTTATTGCTGATAAGGCTTTATCAATATTTGCTTTCTCCTTTATTTGGCGCATCATGTAGATTTACACCCACCTGTTCTCAATACGGGGTTGAGTCCATTAAAAAGCATGGTCCATTTAAAGGGATGTGGTTAACTTTAAATAGAATTAGAAAATGCCACCCTTGGGGCGGCCATGGGCATGATCCAGTACCTTAA